A single region of the Streptomyces virginiae genome encodes:
- a CDS encoding NADP-dependent oxidoreductase, whose amino-acid sequence MRAVVVSKWGGPEVLVETETERPEPGMGEVLVRVHAAGVNPVDWKTRESGALIPWGPVPAVGWDVSGVVEAVGPGVTLHRVGDEVYGMPRFPQQAGAYAEYVTAPARHFAPKPAGLDHVQAAALPLAALTAWQALVDTAGVSAGQRVLVHAAAGGVGHLAVQIAKARGAYVIGTASAGKHALLRELGADEVIDYRTTDFEDAVSDVDVVIDAIGGDYTLRSLKVLKPGGHLVTLPGPDSLPADPQGVHASWVLVEPDLGGLREIAALVEQGLLKPLVDTVLPLEQAAKAHEIGEQGRTTGKIVLTVA is encoded by the coding sequence ATGCGCGCCGTCGTCGTCAGCAAGTGGGGCGGACCCGAGGTCCTCGTCGAGACCGAGACCGAGCGTCCGGAGCCCGGCATGGGCGAGGTCCTGGTCCGGGTCCACGCCGCCGGGGTCAACCCGGTGGACTGGAAGACGCGCGAGAGCGGCGCCCTGATCCCGTGGGGCCCGGTGCCGGCGGTCGGCTGGGACGTGTCGGGCGTCGTGGAGGCCGTGGGACCGGGCGTGACCCTCCACCGGGTGGGCGACGAGGTCTACGGGATGCCCCGCTTCCCGCAGCAGGCCGGCGCGTACGCCGAGTACGTGACGGCTCCGGCCCGGCACTTCGCCCCCAAGCCGGCCGGGCTGGACCACGTACAGGCCGCGGCCCTGCCGCTGGCCGCGCTGACCGCCTGGCAGGCCTTGGTGGACACGGCCGGGGTGAGCGCCGGACAGCGGGTGCTGGTGCACGCGGCGGCCGGCGGCGTCGGCCACCTGGCGGTGCAGATCGCCAAGGCCCGCGGCGCGTACGTGATCGGCACCGCGAGTGCGGGCAAGCACGCGCTGCTGCGTGAGCTCGGCGCCGACGAGGTGATCGACTACCGCACCACGGACTTCGAGGACGCCGTGTCCGACGTGGACGTCGTGATCGACGCCATCGGCGGGGACTACACCCTGCGCTCCCTGAAGGTCCTGAAGCCCGGCGGCCACCTGGTGACCCTGCCCGGCCCCGACTCCCTCCCGGCCGACCCGCAGGGCGTGCACGCCTCCTGGGTCCTGGTGGAGCCGGACCTGGGCGGTCTGCGGGAGATCGCCGCGCTCGTCGAGCAGGGCCTGCTGAAGCCGCTGGTCGACACGGTGCTGCCGCTGGAGCAGGCGGCGAAGGCCCACGAGATCGGCGAGCAGGGCCGCACCACCGGCAAGATCGTCCTGACCGTCGCCTGA